A stretch of the uncultured Cohaesibacter sp. genome encodes the following:
- a CDS encoding ABC transporter permease: MIPSIPQPKAGVRLYQAYVTLFFIYLAAPLIVVGVFAFNDSLFPSMPWEGFTLDWFIGDSEPRLGIFNDGALLESLGYSAFVAVWVTILSLFVGTCNAFLFERTNFPGKNMLYVLALTPLVIPGVILGISILIFANSIVNGIEDAWGYEIEALRPSLVLVILGQFAFITTITTLVISARLRKFDISLEEAALNLGATKLEAVRTITIPFLKPALVGAGIICFLMSFENFNTTLMLTGSDSPLTITMFDRLKQGSTPALNAISLVMMIVSATLAFISIFVQRDKNSQ, translated from the coding sequence ATGATCCCGTCCATTCCACAGCCCAAAGCTGGTGTCCGGCTCTATCAGGCCTATGTCACGCTGTTTTTCATCTATCTCGCCGCCCCGTTGATCGTGGTCGGCGTGTTTGCCTTCAATGACAGCTTGTTTCCCTCGATGCCTTGGGAAGGCTTCACGCTTGACTGGTTCATCGGCGACAGCGAACCGCGCCTTGGTATCTTCAATGATGGGGCACTGCTTGAAAGCCTTGGCTATTCAGCCTTTGTCGCCGTCTGGGTGACCATCCTGTCTTTGTTTGTCGGCACCTGTAATGCGTTCCTGTTTGAGCGCACCAACTTCCCCGGCAAAAACATGCTCTATGTCTTGGCCCTGACCCCGCTGGTTATTCCCGGCGTCATTCTTGGTATTTCGATCCTCATCTTTGCCAATTCCATCGTCAATGGCATCGAGGATGCGTGGGGCTATGAAATCGAGGCCCTGCGGCCAAGTCTGGTGCTGGTGATATTGGGCCAGTTCGCCTTCATCACCACCATCACAACGTTGGTCATCTCGGCCCGGTTGCGCAAATTCGACATCAGTCTTGAGGAAGCCGCGCTGAATCTTGGTGCAACCAAGCTCGAAGCCGTGCGCACCATAACCATTCCCTTCTTGAAGCCCGCCTTGGTCGGGGCCGGGATTATCTGTTTCCTGATGTCATTTGAGAATTTCAATACCACATTGATGCTGACAGGGTCGGATTCCCCGCTGACTATCACTATGTTTGATCGCCTCAAGCAGGGGTCAACCCCGGCCCTCAATGCGATTTCGCTGGTCATGATGATCGTCTCGGCCACCTTGGCCTTCATATCGATCTTTGTGCAGCGTGACAAAAACAGCCAATAA